The Leadbettera azotonutricia ZAS-9 genome has a window encoding:
- a CDS encoding response regulator transcription factor, whose product MANNIIVASTSVPFAEYVRKNVEQLTRMEPIVLASDLEDLKEKIKRYQARLVFLESNFVDIATPYMMAVLKGKNKKVRFAIFSFEKVVSEEVERFYNLGAAGYLNYRDGLESCLKGYRKLLEGKDYFPDELEETGASCHFADYRLGELKQQELTMQDRELICLMSRGKSAEEISGLLHLTYETVKNYKSRIYKKCGIKNSVHLLLFALYMGLISSEEILKAAFGEGGELMTKGVYGDSEE is encoded by the coding sequence ATGGCGAATAATATTATTGTGGCGAGCACTTCGGTGCCGTTTGCAGAATATGTACGCAAAAATGTTGAACAGCTTACCCGTATGGAACCGATAGTGCTTGCTTCTGATTTGGAGGACTTGAAGGAAAAGATTAAACGGTATCAAGCCCGGCTGGTGTTTCTTGAATCGAATTTTGTAGATATTGCTACGCCTTATATGATGGCGGTTTTGAAGGGGAAAAATAAGAAGGTGCGCTTTGCAATCTTTAGTTTTGAAAAGGTGGTAAGTGAGGAAGTGGAGCGTTTTTACAATCTGGGGGCGGCGGGATATTTGAATTACCGGGATGGTCTTGAATCCTGTTTGAAAGGATACCGCAAACTGCTTGAGGGGAAGGATTACTTTCCTGATGAACTGGAAGAAACCGGGGCTTCCTGCCATTTTGCGGATTACCGTCTGGGTGAGCTTAAACAGCAGGAATTGACCATGCAGGACCGGGAATTGATTTGTTTAATGAGCCGTGGAAAATCGGCTGAGGAGATTAGCGGGCTTTTACATTTGACCTATGAAACGGTGAAGAATTACAAGAGCCGTATTTACAAGAAGTGCGGGATAAAGAATTCTGTCCATCTTTTACTGTTTGCGTTGTATATGGGCCTTATAAGCTCGGAAGAAATTTTGAAGGCCGCCTTCGGAGAAGGCGGGGAACTTATGACAAAGGGGGTCTATGGTGATTCTGA
- a CDS encoding phage portal protein: protein MKLFTPLINGIKTLKLQTKADRPDYPMDDEFQNNLPILSESGAYLYSAWVNIAVGILIRNIARAEFGLIRGGNDVTSGPLFELFRRPNRLMSGYDLWKETAAWWYLEGEAFWWFGPDYDGGLPHEIYILDPRRVRHESVTAGGVHDPFNQLKKRWFYQTDTDLIPILTDELIQFRDWNPWNPIRGVNPLAALALELEQDYYANKANSQLLKNNAIPMGILKTDQTIRPEEADALERRWESKYGAVKANRKIAVLGKGTSFEPLSFTPEVVKLFELKRWNLYTILAKYGIPPRVANINDKSSNLSGKDTAEQHSAFWQYTLIPTLRQFENILETQFFICFGLRETGKFNLGDIPELQESEDAQSNRDIAEINAGLKTINDVLKERGKETKPWGDKWYRPKNLVPVNVQSGDTSGEGHGE, encoded by the coding sequence ATGAAACTATTTACCCCGCTTATCAATGGAATAAAAACCTTAAAATTGCAAACGAAAGCAGACAGGCCGGATTATCCGATGGATGACGAATTTCAAAATAATTTACCAATTTTGTCTGAAAGTGGTGCATACTTATATTCAGCCTGGGTAAACATTGCGGTGGGTATTTTGATCCGCAATATTGCCCGTGCGGAATTTGGTTTGATCCGAGGGGGTAATGATGTAACAAGTGGGCCGCTCTTTGAATTGTTCCGAAGGCCGAACCGCCTGATGTCCGGTTATGACCTTTGGAAGGAAACGGCGGCTTGGTGGTATCTGGAAGGTGAAGCGTTCTGGTGGTTTGGGCCGGATTACGATGGCGGGTTACCGCATGAAATTTACATTCTTGATCCGAGACGGGTACGGCATGAAAGTGTTACGGCGGGGGGCGTACATGATCCATTTAACCAACTAAAGAAGCGGTGGTTTTATCAGACTGATACCGATCTGATACCTATTCTGACCGATGAATTGATCCAGTTCCGGGATTGGAACCCCTGGAATCCGATACGGGGCGTTAATCCGCTTGCGGCGTTAGCCCTGGAGCTGGAACAAGATTATTATGCAAATAAAGCAAACAGCCAATTACTAAAAAATAACGCTATCCCGATGGGGATACTGAAAACTGACCAGACTATAAGGCCGGAGGAAGCTGACGCTTTAGAGCGGCGCTGGGAAAGCAAATACGGGGCGGTAAAGGCTAACCGGAAAATTGCGGTGCTGGGCAAGGGAACCAGTTTTGAACCGCTATCCTTTACCCCGGAAGTGGTCAAGTTATTTGAGCTTAAACGCTGGAATCTCTACACTATTTTAGCAAAGTACGGCATCCCTCCACGGGTTGCCAATATAAACGATAAATCAAGCAATCTTTCCGGGAAGGATACGGCGGAACAGCATAGCGCCTTCTGGCAATATACGCTTATCCCTACCCTGCGACAATTTGAAAACATTCTGGAAACTCAATTTTTTATTTGCTTTGGATTGCGTGAAACCGGAAAATTCAATCTGGGCGATATACCGGAATTGCAGGAGAGTGAGGACGCTCAAAGTAACCGGGATATTGCGGAAATTAACGCCGGATTAAAAACGATTAACGATGTTCTGAAAGAGCGGGGAAAGGAAACTAAGCCCTGGGGAGATAAATGGTACCGGCCCAAGAATCTTGTTCCGGTAAACGTGCAGTCCGGTGATACGTCCGGGGAAGGACATGGCGAATAA